From Streptomyces sp. TLI_235, a single genomic window includes:
- a CDS encoding peptide-methionine (S)-S-oxide reductase: protein MLFNRHKSALVTADQALPGRTTPPFTLTDLHTVLGTPLAGPYPEGLVTADFGLGCFWGAERAFWQLRGVWTTLVGYQGGHTENPTYEEVCSGLTGHTEAVRVVYDPARISYETLLKTFWEAHDPTQGFRQGNDVGTQYRSAVYTHSPAQQAAAEASRGAFQPELTALGFGPITTEIAPAGPFYAAEPYHQQYLSEAKNPNGYCGLGGTGASCPIGVARTSD, encoded by the coding sequence TTGCTGTTCAACCGCCACAAGAGCGCTCTCGTCACCGCCGACCAGGCGCTGCCCGGCCGCACCACACCGCCGTTCACCCTCACCGACCTGCACACCGTCCTCGGCACCCCGCTCGCCGGCCCCTACCCGGAGGGCCTGGTGACCGCCGACTTCGGCCTCGGCTGCTTCTGGGGCGCGGAGCGCGCCTTCTGGCAGCTCCGGGGCGTCTGGACGACCCTGGTCGGCTACCAGGGCGGGCACACCGAGAACCCGACCTACGAGGAGGTCTGCAGCGGCCTCACCGGGCACACCGAGGCCGTCCGCGTCGTCTACGACCCGGCCCGGATCTCCTACGAGACGCTGCTGAAGACCTTCTGGGAGGCCCACGACCCGACCCAGGGCTTCCGCCAGGGCAACGACGTCGGCACCCAGTACCGCTCCGCGGTCTACACCCACTCCCCCGCCCAGCAGGCCGCCGCCGAGGCCTCCCGCGGCGCCTTCCAGCCCGAGCTCACCGCCCTCGGCTTCGGCCCGATCACCACCGAGATCGCCCCCGCCGGCCCGTTCTACGCCGCCGAGCCCTACCACCAGCAGTACCTCTCCGAGGCCAAGAACCCCAACGGCTACTGCGGCCTCGGCGGCACCGGCGCCTCCTGCCCGATCGGCGTGGCCCGGACGAGCGACTGA
- a CDS encoding lipoprotein-anchoring transpeptidase ErfK/SrfK: MTAPESQQPGSSNWTRRGVLGGLLAAPALLVAACNGDTGGSSGGAAGNASGGPTTKGADTPKTSAARITVTPANGATAAPFTRPIKVAVTGGTLTSVTATDDRGRAVAGTLTADGLGWASTTPLSSGTRYTVAAVATDQDALETDVHAAFATAAPASTFVGHFTPENGATVGVGMPVSINFSRPITDRRAVQEAITVTARPGVEIVGHWFSSTRLDFRPQEYWAKGTVVTLSLRLKDVEGAKGVYGTQSKDVAFAVGRSRTSVADLSADTLTVTTDGVVTGTYPIIGGAPATRTWGGRLVISEQYLQTKMDSQTVGLGDEYNIPDVPHAQRLTSSGTFIHGNYWSPESAFGEQNLSHGCIALRDVKGAGDPQTDGATFFKDSLVGDVVEVVNSGDRSVDPANGLNGWNMDWATWKAGSAV; encoded by the coding sequence GTGACGGCACCCGAGAGCCAGCAGCCGGGGAGCAGCAACTGGACCCGGCGCGGCGTCCTGGGCGGCCTGCTCGCCGCACCCGCCCTGCTCGTCGCGGCCTGCAACGGCGACACCGGCGGCAGCAGCGGCGGCGCGGCCGGGAACGCCTCCGGCGGGCCCACCACCAAGGGCGCCGACACCCCGAAGACCTCGGCCGCACGAATAACCGTGACCCCCGCCAACGGCGCCACCGCGGCCCCCTTCACCCGGCCGATCAAGGTCGCCGTCACCGGGGGCACCCTCACCTCCGTCACCGCCACCGACGACAGGGGCCGGGCGGTCGCCGGCACCCTCACCGCCGACGGGCTCGGCTGGGCCTCCACCACCCCGCTCAGCAGCGGCACCCGCTACACCGTCGCCGCCGTCGCCACCGACCAGGACGCCCTGGAGACCGACGTGCACGCGGCGTTCGCCACCGCCGCCCCCGCCAGCACCTTCGTCGGCCACTTCACCCCGGAGAACGGCGCCACCGTCGGCGTCGGCATGCCCGTCTCGATCAACTTCAGCCGGCCGATCACCGACCGCAGGGCCGTCCAGGAGGCGATCACCGTCACCGCCCGGCCCGGGGTCGAGATCGTCGGCCACTGGTTCTCCAGCACCCGGCTCGACTTCCGGCCGCAGGAGTACTGGGCCAAGGGCACCGTCGTCACCCTCAGCCTGCGGCTCAAGGACGTCGAGGGCGCCAAGGGCGTCTACGGCACCCAGTCCAAGGACGTCGCCTTCGCCGTCGGCCGCAGCCGCACCAGCGTCGCCGACCTCTCCGCCGACACCCTCACCGTCACCACCGACGGCGTGGTCACCGGCACCTACCCGATCATCGGCGGCGCCCCCGCCACCCGGACCTGGGGCGGCAGGCTCGTCATCTCCGAGCAGTACCTGCAGACCAAGATGGACTCCCAGACCGTCGGCCTCGGCGACGAGTACAACATCCCCGACGTTCCGCACGCCCAGCGCCTCACCAGCTCCGGCACCTTCATCCACGGCAACTACTGGTCGCCGGAGAGCGCCTTCGGCGAGCAGAACCTCAGCCACGGCTGCATCGCCCTGCGGGACGTCAAGGGCGCCGGAGATCCGCAGACCGACGGCGCCACGTTCTTCAAGGACTCCCTGGTCGGCGACGTCGTCGAAGTGGTGAACTCCGGCGACCGGTCGGTCGACCCCGCCAACGGCCTCAACGGCTGGAACATGGACTGGGCCACCTGGAAGGCCGGCAGCGCGGTCTGA
- a CDS encoding cystathionine beta-synthase, with the protein MRYSNSIIELVGNTPLVKLNQVTEGITATVLAKVEYFNPGGSVKDRIALRMVEAAEASGALKPGGTIVEPTSGNTGVGLAIVAQQKGYKCIFVCPDKVSTDKINTLRAYGAEVVVCPTAVAPEHPDSYYNVSDRLVRETPNAWKPDQYSNPDNPASHYHSTGPELWEQTDGRITHFVAGVGTGGTISGTGRYLKDVSGGKVQVVGADPEGSVYSGGTGRPYLVEGVGEDFWPTAYDRTVADEIVAVSDKDSFQMTRRLAKEEGLLVGGSCGMAVVAALEVAKRLGPDDVVVVLLPDGGRGYLSKIFNDDWMADYGFLPTATDEAHIGEVLARKDALEHEGIPQFVHMHPNETVAEAVQVLRDFGVSQMPIVSPGAGHPDVMAGEVIGSIVERELLEGLFAQKITLTDTLDKVMSKPLPVVGSGESVTNLMTVLEKADAVVVLVEGKPQGIVTRQDLLAFLTSRAGH; encoded by the coding sequence GTGCGGTACAGCAATTCGATCATCGAGCTGGTCGGCAACACGCCCCTGGTGAAGCTCAACCAGGTCACCGAGGGGATCACCGCCACCGTGCTGGCCAAGGTCGAGTACTTCAACCCGGGCGGCAGCGTGAAGGACCGGATCGCGCTGCGCATGGTCGAGGCCGCGGAGGCCTCGGGCGCGCTCAAGCCCGGCGGCACCATCGTCGAGCCCACCTCCGGCAACACCGGCGTCGGCCTGGCGATCGTGGCCCAGCAGAAGGGCTACAAGTGCATCTTCGTCTGCCCGGACAAGGTGTCCACTGACAAGATCAACACGCTGCGCGCCTACGGCGCCGAGGTCGTGGTCTGCCCGACCGCCGTCGCCCCCGAGCACCCGGACTCCTACTACAACGTCTCCGACCGGCTGGTCCGCGAGACCCCGAACGCCTGGAAGCCGGACCAGTACTCCAACCCGGACAACCCGGCCTCGCACTACCACTCCACCGGCCCGGAGCTGTGGGAGCAGACCGACGGCAGGATCACCCACTTCGTCGCGGGCGTCGGCACCGGCGGCACCATCTCCGGCACCGGCCGCTACCTGAAGGACGTCTCCGGCGGCAAGGTCCAGGTGGTCGGCGCCGACCCGGAGGGCTCGGTGTACTCCGGCGGCACCGGCCGCCCGTACCTGGTCGAGGGCGTCGGCGAGGACTTCTGGCCCACCGCCTACGACCGCACCGTCGCGGACGAGATCGTGGCCGTGTCCGACAAGGACTCCTTCCAGATGACCCGTCGCCTCGCCAAGGAGGAGGGCCTGCTGGTCGGCGGCTCCTGCGGCATGGCCGTGGTCGCCGCTCTGGAGGTCGCCAAGCGGCTCGGCCCGGACGACGTGGTCGTCGTGCTGCTGCCGGACGGCGGCCGCGGCTACCTCTCCAAGATCTTCAACGACGACTGGATGGCCGACTACGGCTTCCTGCCCACCGCGACCGACGAGGCGCACATCGGCGAGGTGCTGGCCCGCAAGGACGCCCTCGAGCACGAGGGCATCCCGCAGTTCGTCCACATGCACCCCAACGAGACCGTCGCCGAGGCCGTCCAGGTGCTGCGGGACTTCGGCGTCTCCCAGATGCCGATCGTGTCGCCCGGCGCCGGCCACCCGGACGTCATGGCCGGCGAGGTGATCGGCTCGATCGTCGAGCGGGAGCTGCTGGAGGGCCTCTTCGCGCAGAAGATCACGCTGACCGACACCCTGGACAAGGTGATGTCCAAGCCGCTGCCGGTGGTCGGCTCCGGCGAGTCGGTGACCAACCTGATGACGGTGCTGGAGAAGGCCGACGCCGTGGTCGTGCTCGTCGAGGGCAAGCCGCAGGGCATCGTCACCCGCCAGGACCTGCTGGCCTTCCTCACCAGCCGGGCCGGCCACTGA
- a CDS encoding lysophospholipase L1-like esterase encodes MARRIATAAAYGGGGIGLLGVGLAGLLLTESRLAVRAIGLLEGDPPRADGIYGDAFTDSGAIAPASDEPPLVLAFLGDSTAAGLGVNRGRETPGALLASGLASVAERRVRLVNVARSGARSADLVDQAALAVPHRPALAVIMIGANDVTRHSPAAQCVRHLGDAVRILRSTGCEVVVGTCPDLGTIKPVRPPLRWVARRLSRQLAAAQTIAVVEAGGRTVSLGSLLGPEFATRPELFAADRYHPSAQGYATAAMAMLPSLCAAVDLWPAEEDAAVEAPAAQAVLPVEVAAAAAAGRSGTEVAAAGSEPAARRWALMRHRLRLGLPGTPVPEAASASSHPGPGDAGATKR; translated from the coding sequence GTGGCCCGCCGTATCGCGACGGCGGCCGCGTACGGCGGCGGCGGGATCGGACTGCTGGGTGTGGGGCTGGCCGGGTTGCTGCTGACCGAGAGCAGGCTGGCGGTCCGGGCGATCGGGCTGCTGGAGGGCGATCCGCCGCGTGCCGACGGCATCTACGGCGACGCGTTCACCGACTCCGGGGCGATCGCCCCGGCCTCGGACGAGCCGCCCCTGGTGCTGGCCTTCCTCGGCGACTCGACCGCGGCGGGGCTGGGCGTGAACCGCGGCCGGGAGACGCCGGGCGCGCTGCTGGCCTCGGGCCTGGCCTCGGTGGCCGAGCGGCGGGTGCGGCTGGTGAACGTGGCCAGGTCGGGGGCGCGCTCGGCGGACCTGGTCGACCAGGCGGCGCTGGCCGTGCCGCACCGTCCCGCGCTCGCGGTGATCATGATCGGCGCCAACGACGTGACCCGGCACAGCCCGGCGGCGCAGTGCGTGCGGCATCTGGGCGACGCGGTGCGCATCCTGCGGTCGACCGGCTGCGAGGTGGTGGTCGGCACCTGCCCGGATCTGGGCACGATCAAGCCGGTGCGGCCGCCGCTGCGCTGGGTGGCCCGGCGGCTGAGCCGGCAGCTGGCCGCCGCGCAGACCATCGCGGTGGTCGAGGCGGGCGGGCGGACGGTGTCGCTGGGTTCGCTGCTGGGCCCGGAGTTCGCGACCCGGCCGGAGCTGTTCGCGGCCGACCGCTACCACCCGTCGGCGCAGGGCTACGCGACCGCGGCGATGGCGATGCTGCCCTCCCTGTGTGCGGCGGTGGACCTGTGGCCCGCGGAGGAGGACGCGGCGGTCGAGGCGCCGGCGGCGCAGGCGGTGCTGCCGGTCGAGGTGGCGGCGGCGGCCGCGGCGGGCCGCTCGGGCACCGAGGTCGCGGCGGCCGGCAGCGAGCCGGCGGCCCGGCGCTGGGCGCTGATGCGGCACCGGCTGCGGCTGGGTCTGCCGGGCACGCCGGTGCCCGAGGCCGCGTCAGCCAGCTCACACCCGGGACCGGGTGACGCCGGGGCTACTAAGCGGTAA
- a CDS encoding acetyl-CoA C-acetyltransferase, with the protein MPEAVIVSAARSPIGRAFKGSLKDVRPDDLTSQIIGAALARVPELDPRQIDDLMLGCGLPGGEQGHNLGRIVAVQMGMDYLPGTTITRYCASSLQTTRMALHAIKAGEGDIFISAGVETVSRSINGTSDGMPNTPNPLFDEAQARTAKRAAEGGGEWHDPREDGLLPDAYVAMGQTAENLAALKGITRADQDEFGVRSQNLAEQAIAAGFWQREIVPITTPDGTVVSQDDGPRAGVTLDAVSGLKPVFRPDGTVTAGNCCPLNDGAAALVIMSDTKARELGITPLARVVSTGVSGLSPEIMGYGPVEATKQALARAGMSINDIDLVEINEAFAAQVIPSYRDLGIDIDRLNVNGGAIAVGHPFGMTGARITTTLINSLQWHDKQFGLETMCVGGGQGMAMVIERLS; encoded by the coding sequence ATGCCCGAAGCCGTCATCGTCAGCGCCGCCCGTTCGCCGATCGGCCGGGCCTTCAAGGGCTCGCTGAAGGACGTCCGGCCGGACGACCTCACCTCCCAGATCATCGGCGCCGCGCTCGCCAGGGTGCCGGAGCTCGACCCGCGGCAGATCGACGACCTGATGCTCGGCTGCGGCCTGCCCGGCGGCGAGCAGGGCCACAACCTCGGCCGGATCGTCGCGGTGCAGATGGGCATGGACTACCTGCCCGGCACCACGATCACCCGCTACTGCGCCTCCTCGCTGCAGACCACCCGCATGGCACTGCACGCGATCAAGGCCGGCGAGGGCGACATCTTCATCTCGGCCGGCGTCGAGACCGTCTCCCGCAGCATCAACGGCACCTCCGACGGCATGCCGAACACCCCCAACCCGCTCTTCGACGAGGCACAGGCCCGCACCGCCAAGCGCGCCGCCGAGGGCGGCGGCGAGTGGCACGACCCGCGCGAGGACGGCCTGCTCCCCGACGCCTACGTCGCGATGGGCCAGACCGCGGAGAACCTGGCCGCGCTCAAGGGCATCACCCGCGCCGATCAGGACGAGTTCGGCGTCCGCTCCCAGAACCTCGCCGAGCAGGCCATCGCGGCCGGCTTCTGGCAGCGCGAGATCGTCCCGATCACCACCCCGGACGGCACCGTCGTCTCGCAGGACGACGGCCCGCGCGCCGGCGTCACCCTGGACGCCGTCTCCGGCCTCAAGCCGGTCTTCCGCCCCGACGGCACCGTGACCGCCGGCAACTGCTGCCCGCTGAACGACGGCGCCGCCGCCCTGGTGATCATGTCCGACACCAAGGCCCGCGAGCTCGGCATCACCCCGCTCGCCCGGGTCGTCTCCACCGGCGTCAGCGGCCTCTCCCCCGAGATCATGGGCTACGGCCCGGTCGAGGCCACCAAGCAGGCCCTCGCCCGCGCCGGCATGTCGATCAACGACATCGACCTGGTCGAGATCAACGAGGCCTTCGCCGCCCAGGTGATCCCCTCCTACCGCGACCTCGGCATCGACATCGACCGCCTGAACGTCAACGGCGGCGCCATCGCCGTCGGCCACCCCTTCGGCATGACGGGCGCCCGCATCACCACCACCCTGATCAACTCCCTGCAGTGGCACGACAAGCAGTTCGGCCTGGAGACCATGTGCGTCGGCGGCGGCCAGGGCATGGCCATGGTCATCGAGCGGCTGAGCTGA